One window of Amaranthus tricolor cultivar Red isolate AtriRed21 chromosome 11, ASM2621246v1, whole genome shotgun sequence genomic DNA carries:
- the LOC130827144 gene encoding transcription repressor OFP17: protein MRLKTLFRFKAKVIKPCSKLLSIFKIKSRTKPRLRTKVVRFRKPFSLKAFSFPRCRSKKKFRVRKSRASLSSEFKESPGRSKHAQSTKKPVQKVRIAELLTDLFSLRKTKDIDSESDNHVMGDVNVRSASPSEGRHTKEPFPSPITPGYVRISNDGMKESSDNLEEVEDACKNFENHLVEMIVEEGKLKDLMDVEELLYCWRNLKSPVFIDLVCNFYGELCKDMFSSSEENDSTRESSISSSE, encoded by the coding sequence ATGAGACTAAAGACTTTGTTTCGCTTCAAAGCGAAGGTGATTAAGCCTTGTAGTAAACTTTTATCCATCTTTAAGATTAAATCTCGTACTAAACCCAGACTCAGAACCAAAGTTGTTAGGTTTAGAAAACCGTTTTCTCTTAAAGCTTTCAGCTTTCCCCGGTGTCGCTCCAAGAAGAAATTCCGGGTAAGGAAAAGTCGTGCTTCTTTGTCGTCTGAATTCAAGGAAAGTCCCGGCAGGTCAAAGCATGCACAATCCACCAAGAAACCCGTCCAAAAGGTACGCATTGCTGAGCTTCTAACTGATCTTTTCTCCTTAAGAAAGACAAAGGACATAGATAGTGAAAGCGACAATCACGTCATGGGGGATGTAAATGTTAGAAGTGCAAGTCCATCAGAAGGTAGGCATACAAAGGAGCCATTCCCGTCACCAATAACGCCAGGTTATGTAAGGATTAGCAATGATGGAATGAAAGAGAGCTCAGATAATCTCGAGGAGGTAGAAGATGCTTGCAAGAATTTCGAGAATCATTTGGTGGAAATGATTGTCGAAGAAGGGAAGTTGAAGGACTTGATGGATGTTGAGGAGTTGTTGTATTGTTGGAGGAATCTAAAGAGTCCAGTTTTCATTGATTTGGTATGTAACTTTTATGGAGAATTATGCAAAGACATGTTTTCTTCATCTGAAGAGAATGATAGTACTCGGGAGAGCAGTATCTCATCATCAGAGTGA
- the LOC130827145 gene encoding adrenodoxin-like protein 2, mitochondrial isoform X2: MHSSFSRIQTLLQPPQQMPRYCCTTSAADSSKDENGEVHAINVTFVETDGTEIHTKVPVGTNLLEAALSNDIELEGACEGSCACSTCHLIVMDVDYYNKLPDPSDEENDMLDLAFGLTDTSRLGCQITAKPELDGIRLALPTATINFAVDGYKPKPH, from the exons ATGCATTCATCTTTTAGCAGAATACAAACTTTGCTTCAACCCCCTCAgcag ATGCCTCGATATTGCTGTACCACGTCTGCTGCTGATTCATCCAAGGATGAAAATGGAGAAGTGCATGC AATAAACGTGACATTTGTTGAAACGGATGGAACAGAGATACACACTAAGGTTCCTGTCGGAACAAACCTTTTAGAAGCCGCTCTTTCGAATGACATTGAGCTAGAAG GAGCATGCGAAGGATCCTGTGCATGTTCAACGTGTCATCTTATTGTAATG GATGTGGACTACTACAACAAACTGCCAGACCCATCCGACGAGGAAAATGACATGTTAGACCTAGCCTTTGGTCTTACGGATAC GTCTCGTCTGGGTTGCCAAATCACAGCGAAACCTGAATTAGATGGAATTCGCCTTGCTTTGCCAACGGCCACCATAAACTTTGCTGTTGATGGATACAAACCGAAACCTCATTAG
- the LOC130827145 gene encoding uncharacterized protein LOC130827145 isoform X1, which translates to MWVSRISRIGAQAIKKFAQGQLTYTPRTRYMHSSFSRIQTLLQPPQQMPRYCCTTSAADSSKDENGEVHAINVTFVETDGTEIHTKVPVGTNLLEAALSNDIELEGACEGSCACSTCHLIVMDVDYYNKLPDPSDEENDMLDLAFGLTDTSRLGCQITAKPELDGIRLALPTATINFAVDGYKPKPH; encoded by the exons ATGTGGGTTTCTAGAATTTCTAGAATTGGAGCTCAGGCAATCAAGAAATTTGCTCAAG GGCAATTGACATACACACCAAGGACCCGATATATGCATTCATCTTTTAGCAGAATACAAACTTTGCTTCAACCCCCTCAgcag ATGCCTCGATATTGCTGTACCACGTCTGCTGCTGATTCATCCAAGGATGAAAATGGAGAAGTGCATGC AATAAACGTGACATTTGTTGAAACGGATGGAACAGAGATACACACTAAGGTTCCTGTCGGAACAAACCTTTTAGAAGCCGCTCTTTCGAATGACATTGAGCTAGAAG GAGCATGCGAAGGATCCTGTGCATGTTCAACGTGTCATCTTATTGTAATG GATGTGGACTACTACAACAAACTGCCAGACCCATCCGACGAGGAAAATGACATGTTAGACCTAGCCTTTGGTCTTACGGATAC GTCTCGTCTGGGTTGCCAAATCACAGCGAAACCTGAATTAGATGGAATTCGCCTTGCTTTGCCAACGGCCACCATAAACTTTGCTGTTGATGGATACAAACCGAAACCTCATTAG